A genomic segment from Spinacia oleracea cultivar Varoflay chromosome 3, BTI_SOV_V1, whole genome shotgun sequence encodes:
- the LOC130469831 gene encoding uncharacterized protein, giving the protein MKSHDCHVMMQTFLPIAIRGILPKHVRHTITSLCSFFNTICSKVLDPSTLDELQNKVIQTICEFEMYFPPSFFDIMVHLICHLVREIKLCGPVFLRWCYPFEKHMGVLQDKVRNPAQPEGSMIQGTVGEEVGNFVAEYLAKLEPIGLPTSRHEGRLEGKGTIGSKLISPPTHKLLQAHLYVLHHILAVHPYLVMHKQELANEYPSKGERELTQLHNREFIKWFQDKVMGELEVAGNTVCETVQYLALGPQEVVQSYQGYDVNGYTFWTGRQDQKSLPVQNSGVSLVASSREYASAKDRSPVDVELSYYGRVQDIWELKYGTKFTVGLFWCKWADNNKRCVKRDDPCGFTLVDLGRLRETDEPFILVSQAKQIFYITDPADKKWSIVVPGKRSILGVGDVEDEDEYDAFDDTPPFTNPETEVTNNVDNDTNYMRSDHTEGILVDDEI; this is encoded by the coding sequence ATGAAATCTCACGATTGTCATGTCATGATGCAAACCTTCTTACCCATTGCAATTCGTGGGATATTGCCAAAGCATGTGAGACATACTATTACTAGTCTTTGTTCATTTTTCAATACGATATGTAGCAAAGTGCTTGATCCGTCAACACTCGATGAACTTCAGAACAAAGTAATCCAAACAATATGCGAATTCGAGATGTATTTTCCACCTTCGTTCTTTGACATAATGGTTCATTTAATTTGCCATCTTGTTCGAGAAATTAAGTTGTGCGGTCCAGTGTTCTTGAGGTGGTGTTATCCTTTTGAGAAACACATGGGTGTTTTACAAGATAAAGTGAGGAATCCTGCACAACCAGAAGGTAGTATGATTCAAGGCACCGTGGGTGAAGAAGTTGGAAATTTTGTGGCCGAGTATTTAGCAAAACTTGAACCGATTGGACTTCCTACATCCCGGCATGAGGGAAGACTAGAAGGCAAGGGTACAATTGGGTCAAAATTGATCTCACCTCCTACGCATAAGCTGTTACAAGCTCACTTATATGTGTTGCATCATATTCTAGCCGTCCACCCGTATTTGGTGATGCATAAGCAGGAATTGGCTAATGAATACCCTTCCAAAGGGGAAAGAGAATTGACGCAATTGCATAATAGAGAGTTCATTAAATGGTTCCAAGATAAGGTGATGGGTGAACTAGAAGTAGCTGGTAATACTGTTTGTGAAACTGTTCAGTATCTAGCTCTTGGTCCTCAGGAAGTCGTGCAGTCATATCAGGGTTATGATGTCAATGGATACACATTTTGGACCGGGCGCCAAGATCAGAAGTCGTTGCCagtgcaaaatagtggtgtcTCCCTTGTGGCGTCATCAAGAGAGTATGCTAGTGCTAAGGATAGATCTCCGGTTGATGTCGAGTTGTCTTACTATGGGCGAGTCCAAGATATATGGGAGCTTAAGTACGGAACAAAATTCACTGTTGGTCTGTTTTGGTGCAAGTGGGCTGATAATAATAAGAGGTGTGTAAAAAGGGATGATCCTTGTGGGTTCACTCTTGTAGACCTGGGTCGTTTGCGTGAGACTGATGAGCCATTTATACTTGTATCACAAGCTAAGCAAATATTTTATATAACCGACCCCGCCGATAAGAAGTGGTCAATTGTTGTACCGGGAAAGAGAAGCATCCTCGGTGTCGGTGATGTTGAGGATGAGGACGAGTATGATGCTTTTGATGATACACCTCCTTTCACCAATCCCGAAACTGAAGTGACAAACAATGTGGATAATGACACAAATTACATGCGTTCGGATCACACGGAAGGAATACTTGTTGATGACGAAATCTAG